A stretch of Metabacillus sp. FJAT-52054 DNA encodes these proteins:
- the opp3C gene encoding oligopeptide ABC transporter permease: protein MINTEKRSQDLFLPAPLDSSKSERIEKPSLNYWQDSWLRIKKNKAAIVSLVVLFLIIIMAFAGPFMTPHSAREQNTKHANLPPRIQGIENVSWLPFDGQLKKKDGTVINAYQTETRQVKEYYWFGTDQLGRDIFARIWKGTQISLLIAFVASLIDLLVGVAYGAISGYVGGRVDGFMQRIIEILVGIPNLVVVILMILILKPGIIPIIIALTITGWTTMARVVRASVLRMKNQEFVLASRTLGASNAKIIFRHMLPNMFGVMIINTMFSIPNAIFFEAFLSFIGLGLQDPNASLGTLVNDGFRSMILFPYQMFIPAIMIAILMVAFNLIADGLRDALDPKMRD, encoded by the coding sequence ATGATAAACACTGAGAAGAGATCACAGGACTTGTTCCTACCTGCCCCGCTTGATTCTTCAAAAAGCGAACGAATTGAAAAACCAAGTTTGAACTATTGGCAGGATAGCTGGCTGCGTATTAAAAAAAACAAGGCCGCAATTGTTAGCTTAGTTGTCCTGTTCTTAATAATAATCATGGCATTTGCGGGTCCTTTTATGACTCCTCACAGTGCACGTGAACAAAATACGAAACATGCAAATCTGCCTCCGCGTATTCAAGGAATCGAAAATGTAAGCTGGCTTCCATTTGATGGGCAACTTAAGAAGAAAGATGGCACAGTTATTAATGCTTATCAGACTGAGACCCGTCAAGTTAAAGAGTATTACTGGTTCGGAACAGACCAGCTTGGTCGTGACATCTTCGCCCGCATCTGGAAAGGGACTCAAATTTCTCTTTTAATTGCCTTTGTTGCATCATTGATTGATTTACTGGTTGGAGTGGCGTACGGTGCGATTTCCGGTTATGTTGGGGGAAGAGTAGACGGCTTTATGCAGAGGATTATTGAAATCCTTGTGGGGATCCCAAATCTAGTTGTGGTAATTCTAATGATTTTGATCCTAAAGCCTGGTATCATTCCTATCATCATTGCTTTAACTATTACAGGATGGACAACAATGGCTCGTGTAGTAAGGGCTTCCGTATTAAGAATGAAAAACCAGGAATTTGTGCTTGCCTCCAGAACATTGGGAGCTTCCAATGCAAAGATTATTTTCCGTCATATGCTTCCAAACATGTTTGGGGTTATGATCATTAATACAATGTTCAGTATTCCGAATGCCATTTTCTTTGAAGCCTTCTTGAGCTTTATTGGATTGGGTCTGCAGGATCCAAATGCATCACTTGGAACGCTTGTAAATGATGGATTCAGAAGTATGATCTTATTCCCATACCAAATGTTTATTCCGGCAATTATGATTGCCATACTAATGGTA